In Amphiprion ocellaris isolate individual 3 ecotype Okinawa chromosome 3, ASM2253959v1, whole genome shotgun sequence, one genomic interval encodes:
- the LOC111581547 gene encoding hyaluronidase-5-like, which yields MKDSQSRSNWYSKMCRVKLFHDKHHLFSIFVTVLALLCLSRALPSTEPPILRGRHFTFMWNAPTELCDIRFSMPLDLSYFDFVSSTLKTATNQTISIFYTDRFGLFPYVDEDTGEMYDEGLPQLIDLQEHRELAEDDIEYYIPGNRRGLAVLDFEEWRPQWIRNWGSKDIYRQISIETVKKRNASLSDDEAEERAKIMFERAARKYFLRSIRIGKTMRPNRLWGYYLYPDCYNYDYNQDMVGFTGECPAIEKERNDNLLWLWKESTALYPSIYLEFVLKDSMQARMYVRHRIQEAMRVSTLPNNSHSIPIYAYIRPVYKDSVDDYMSEFDLVNTIGEAAALGAAGVVSWGDMNVTDTEDSCFDARHHLDHIMNPYILNVSTAAQLCSVALCQGQGRCVRKHWDDDVYLHLDPRRYHILQQCRSGPLTVTGGLSQDDINWFNHSFDCICYDTKPCRSVLMLNNIQEAFVTGNGLADRVHPLLLVVILICLNYTVM from the exons aTCTAATTGGTACTCCAAAATGTGCCGAGTCAAGCTGTTCCATGACAAGCACCATCTCTTTTCCATCTTCGTCACAGTGCTGGCCCTGCTGTGCCTCAGCAGAGCCTTACCAAGTACAGAACCTCCCATACTACGTGGCCGCCACTTTACGTTTATGTGGAACGCCCCAACCGAGCTGTGTGACATCCGCTTCAGTATGCCCCTTGACCTGTCCTACTTTGACTTTGTCAGCAGCACGCTGAAAACGGCAACCAATCAAACCATCTCCATTTTCTACACTGACCGCTTTGGCCTCTTCCCCTACGTGGATGAAGACACTGGAGAGATGTATGACGAAGGCTTGCCTCAGCTGATAGACTTGCAGGAGCACCGCGAGCTGGCTGAAGACGACATCGAGTACTACATCCCTGGCAACCGGCGCGGCCTCGCTGTGCTTGACTTTGAGGAATGGAGACCACAGTGGATTCGAAATTGGGGCAGCAAAGACATCTATCGACAGATTTCCATTGAAACGGTAAAGAAGAGGAATGCATCACTGTCTGATGATGAGGCGGAAGAACGGGCGAAGATTATGTTTGAACGTGCAGCCAGGAAGTACTTTCTCCGATCCATCCGAATTGGGAAGACAATGAGGCCAAACAGACTTTGGGGCTACTATTTGTACCCCGACTGCTATAACTATGACTACAACCAGGACATGGTTGGCTTCACCGGAGAGTGTCCTGCCATTGAAAAGGAGAGGAATGACAATCTGCTGTGGCTCTGGAAAGAGTCCACGGCGCTCTATCCGTCCATCTACCTGGAGTTTGTGCTCAAAGACTCTATGCAGGCCCGGATGTATGTCCGCCATCGCATCCAGGAGGCCATGAGGGTGTCAACTCTCCCCAACAACTCCCACTCCATCCCCATCTATGCATACATAAGGCCTGTGTACAAGGACAGTGTTGATGACTACATGTCAGAG tttgacCTAGTTAACACCATaggagaagctgctgctctTGGTGCTGCTGGTGTCGTTTCCTGGGGAGACATGAATGTCACTGATACAGAG GACTCCTGCTTTGATGCTCGCCATCATTTGGACCATATCATGAACCCATACATCCTCAATGTATCCACAGCAGCACAGCTCTGTAGTGTAGCACTCTGCCAGGGCCAAGGTCGCTGTGTCAGGAAGCACTGGGATGATGATGTCTACCTTCATCTTGACCCACGTCGCTACCACATTCTGCAGCAATGTCGTAGTGGCCCACTGACTGTGACTGGTGGCCTCTCGCAGGACGACATCAACTGGTTCAACCATAGCTTTGACTGCATATGCTATGACACTAAACCATGTCGATCAGTGCTGATGCTCAACAACATCCAGGAGGCATTTGTCACAGGGAATGGACTTGCTGACAGGGTGCATCCCCTCCTGCTAGTGGTCATACTAATCTGTCTGAACTACACTGTGATGTGA